A section of the Halichoerus grypus chromosome 11, mHalGry1.hap1.1, whole genome shotgun sequence genome encodes:
- the LOC118538124 gene encoding olfactory receptor 10A5-like, giving the protein MARGNWTRVEEFILMSFSSLPAEIQSLLFLTFLIIYLVTLMGNSLIILLTLADPMLHSPMYFFLRNLSFLEIGFNLVIVPKMLGTLLAWDTTISFLGCATQMYFFFFFGGAECFLLATMAYDRYVATCSPLHYTVIMNQRTRAKLAIASWFPGFPVATVQTTWLFSFPFCGTNKVNHFFCDSPPVLRLVCADTSLFEIYAIVGTILVVMMPCLLILCSYTCIAAAILKIPSATGKHKAFSTCSSHLLVVSLFYVSSSLTYFRPKSNNSPESKKLLSLSYTVVTPMLNPIIYSLRNNEVKNAFGQTFHKALDLRNCIP; this is encoded by the coding sequence ATGGCTAGAGGAAACTGGACAAGAGTTGAGGAGTTTATCCTCATGAGCTTCTCTTCCCTACCTGCAGAAATACAGTCATTACTCTTCCTGACATTTCTAATCATCTACCTGGTCACCCTGATGGGAAACAGCCTCATCATTCTGCTTACTTTGGCTGACCCCATGCTGCACAgtcccatgtacttcttcctcaggAACTTGTCCTTCTTGGAGATTGGCTTCAACCTAGTCATTGTGCCCAAAATGCTGGGGACCCTGCTGGCCTGGGACACAACCATCTCCTTCCTTGGCTGTGCCACACagatgtatttcttcttcttctttggagGTGCTGAATGCTTCCTCCTGGCCACCATGGCATATGACCGCTATGTAGCCACCTGCAGTCCCTTGCACTACACAGTCATCATGAACCAAAGGACACGTGCCAAACTGGCTATTGCCTCCTGGTTTCCAGGCTTTCCCGTAGCTACTGTGCAGACCACGTGGCTCTTCAGCTTTCCGTTCTGTGGCACCAACAAGGTGAATCACTTCTTCTGTGACAGCCCACCTGTGCTGAGGCTGGTCTGTGCAGACACATCACTGTTTGAGATCTATGCGATTGTTGGAACCATTCTTGTTGTCATGATGCCCTGTTTGCTGATCCTGTGTTCCTACACTTGCATTGCTGCTGCCATCCTTAAGATTCCATCAGCTACAGGGAAGCATAAAGCCTTCTCtacctgctcctcccacctccttgTTGTCTCTCTGTTCTATGTATCTTCAAGCCTCACCTACTTCCGGCCTAAATCCAATAATTCTCCTGAGAGCAAAAAGCTGCTGTCATTATCCTACACTGTTGTGACTCCCATGCTGAACCCCATCATCTATAGCCTAAGAAATAATGAGGTGAAGAATGCCTTTGGTCAGACCTTCCACAAGGCTTTAGACCTTAGAAATTGCATTCCATAG